Proteins from a single region of Gordonia hongkongensis:
- a CDS encoding VOC family protein, whose translation MTGSTRSPLTTAEAAEMVADPWRVIADRLAAAYNTGSMVRGGEFVAKIIDAAEEANHHPDIDLRYGTVHLVLTTHSAHQLTEADVALANRITGIAADLGLEPVSAPVTQFILAIDALDIPAIRPFWKAVLGYGDAADREPVDLVDPAGRLPSVWFQQMDEPRPQRSRMHVDLWIPTDELHERLQSAITAGGQLLTDEYAPAFWVLADAEGNEVCLCTWQDQNY comes from the coding sequence ATGACCGGGTCCACTCGCTCACCGCTCACCACCGCCGAGGCCGCCGAGATGGTCGCCGATCCCTGGCGTGTCATCGCCGACCGACTCGCCGCCGCCTACAACACCGGATCGATGGTGCGGGGCGGTGAATTCGTCGCCAAGATCATCGACGCCGCCGAAGAGGCGAACCACCACCCCGACATCGACCTGCGCTACGGCACGGTGCATCTCGTGCTCACCACGCACAGCGCGCACCAGCTCACCGAAGCCGATGTCGCGCTGGCGAACCGGATCACGGGCATCGCCGCCGACCTCGGCCTCGAGCCGGTGTCCGCGCCCGTCACCCAGTTCATCCTCGCCATCGACGCCCTCGACATCCCGGCCATCAGGCCCTTCTGGAAAGCCGTCCTGGGCTACGGCGACGCGGCCGATCGCGAACCTGTCGACCTCGTCGATCCGGCTGGGCGCCTACCCAGCGTTTGGTTCCAGCAGATGGACGAACCTCGTCCCCAGCGGAGCAGGATGCACGTCGACCTGTGGATCCCGACCGACGAACTACACGAGCGGCTGCAGTCGGCCATCACCGCCGGCGGCCAACTCCTCACCGACGAGTACGCCCCGGCCTTCTGGGTCCTCGCCGACGCCGAGGGCAACGAGGTGTGCCTGTGCACCTGGCAGGACCAGAACTACTGA
- a CDS encoding GntR family transcriptional regulator has product MTLSEQPRVLKHQVVRSRLEELLQDLVEGDPFPAERDLAESFSVSRETIRQALRELLLDGKIERRGRMTVVAGPKIRQPLSIGSYTEAARERGMETSRILVGWTNLTADAVLAERLAIAVGDPVIQLERVFTTDRVRVALERTRLPAFRYPDLERDFEVTSSLYAEFRRRGVRFGRTEDTIETTLPDAREAALLNVDARTPMFLLNRLSYDKDDVPIEYRRSLYRGDRMAFTQTMYAD; this is encoded by the coding sequence ATGACCCTGTCCGAGCAACCGCGCGTTCTCAAGCACCAGGTGGTCAGGTCCCGGCTGGAGGAACTCCTTCAAGACCTCGTCGAGGGTGATCCCTTTCCCGCGGAACGCGATCTCGCCGAGAGCTTCTCGGTGTCACGCGAGACCATCCGACAAGCACTTCGAGAGCTGTTGCTCGACGGCAAAATCGAGCGCCGGGGTCGGATGACGGTGGTCGCGGGTCCCAAGATCCGACAACCGTTGTCGATCGGTTCGTACACCGAGGCGGCCCGCGAGCGCGGGATGGAGACCAGTCGCATCCTGGTGGGATGGACGAACCTGACGGCCGACGCGGTGCTCGCCGAACGCCTGGCGATCGCCGTCGGCGACCCGGTCATCCAGCTCGAGCGTGTCTTCACGACCGACAGGGTGCGCGTCGCGCTGGAACGGACACGCCTGCCGGCCTTCCGGTACCCCGATCTCGAACGCGACTTCGAGGTGACCTCGTCGTTGTATGCCGAATTCCGTAGGCGCGGGGTGCGTTTCGGGCGTACCGAGGACACCATCGAGACGACGTTGCCCGACGCGCGTGAGGCCGCTCTGCTCAACGTCGACGCTCGTACGCCGATGTTCTTGCTGAACCGCTTGTCCTACGACAAGGACGACGTCCCCATCGAGTATCGGCGTTCGCTGTACCGGGGCGACCGGATGGCGTTCACGCAGACGATGTACGCCGACTGA
- a CDS encoding phosphonatase-like hydrolase produces the protein MRTTDDFTEPASEPAGTTTSHDGTSSVQLVVFDMAGTTIVDDGLVTQAFEIAATAVGIPAEGVERDRARTYVLDTMGQSKIAVFRALLGSDDAARRANEAFEEAYGELIDDGVEPIPGAAETFADLRSRGITTAFTTGFSPATQQRILDSLGWAEVVDQVLAPTAGLRGRPYPDLVLAAALTAQVDDMANVVVVGDTSSDIDTARRARAGLAVGVLTGAHDEHTLRAAGADRVLASVADLPALITAP, from the coding sequence ATGCGTACAACCGATGACTTCACTGAGCCTGCTTCGGAACCTGCGGGGACAACCACCTCACACGACGGCACCTCGTCCGTCCAACTCGTCGTCTTCGACATGGCCGGCACGACGATTGTCGACGACGGGCTCGTCACCCAGGCGTTCGAGATCGCCGCGACCGCGGTCGGCATCCCGGCCGAGGGCGTGGAACGCGACCGCGCCCGCACCTACGTCCTCGACACGATGGGACAGTCCAAGATCGCGGTGTTCCGCGCGCTTCTCGGCTCCGACGACGCGGCCCGCCGGGCCAACGAAGCGTTCGAAGAGGCCTACGGAGAACTGATCGACGACGGTGTCGAGCCGATCCCGGGAGCGGCGGAGACCTTCGCGGACCTGCGATCGCGCGGGATCACTACCGCGTTCACCACCGGGTTCAGCCCGGCCACCCAGCAGCGGATTCTCGACTCACTGGGGTGGGCCGAGGTCGTCGACCAGGTCCTCGCTCCCACCGCCGGACTGCGCGGTCGCCCGTACCCGGACCTCGTACTCGCCGCCGCTCTCACCGCGCAGGTCGACGACATGGCCAACGTCGTCGTCGTCGGCGACACGTCGAGCGACATCGACACCGCACGGCGCGCCCGCGCCGGCCTGGCCGTGGGCGTGCTCACCGGCGCCCACGACGAGCACACCCTGCGCGCCGCGGGTGCCGATCGGGTGCTCGCGTCGGTCGCCGATCTCCCCGCTCTGATCACCGCCCCCTGA
- a CDS encoding phosphate/phosphite/phosphonate ABC transporter substrate-binding protein, whose amino-acid sequence MMIRKSPLAITAALATTALVLAGCSGGDSEAVNDNGFPETLTLAAIPAENSSDLKASYDPVIKVIEQETGSKVEFVQASDYAGVVEGMIADNVDLAFFGPFAYVVAGLNGADITPIGAVVSEKGAEPGYQSYGIAKADNASVNSIDDFAGKTVCFVDPGSTSGFLYPSAGLIEAGVIKSGTETDLAAGVTPIYAGGHDASALSVASGDCEAGFAFDSMVDKTLIEKGDLQQGQLKTVWKSEMIAGSVFAANNSLGPEAIDTLTKVFTEQVNKESMEAAGFCSGDECLITDERAWGVVPASDEDYAGVRHVCDVTKSEKCAS is encoded by the coding sequence ATGATGATCCGTAAATCTCCGCTCGCGATCACCGCCGCCCTCGCCACCACCGCCCTCGTCCTCGCCGGATGTTCCGGCGGCGATTCGGAAGCGGTCAACGACAATGGTTTTCCCGAGACCCTCACCCTCGCCGCGATCCCGGCCGAGAACTCCTCCGATCTCAAGGCCAGCTACGACCCGGTCATCAAGGTGATCGAACAGGAAACCGGGTCGAAGGTCGAGTTCGTGCAGGCATCCGACTATGCCGGCGTTGTCGAGGGGATGATCGCCGACAACGTCGACCTCGCCTTCTTCGGTCCCTTCGCCTACGTCGTCGCCGGCCTCAACGGGGCCGACATCACCCCGATCGGAGCCGTGGTGTCGGAGAAGGGCGCGGAACCGGGATACCAGTCCTACGGAATCGCCAAGGCCGACAACGCGTCCGTCAACAGCATCGATGACTTCGCCGGCAAGACGGTCTGTTTCGTCGACCCCGGGTCCACCTCCGGCTTCCTCTACCCGAGCGCCGGTCTCATCGAAGCCGGGGTGATCAAGTCCGGCACCGAGACCGACCTCGCCGCCGGCGTCACCCCGATCTACGCAGGCGGACACGACGCGTCGGCGCTGTCGGTGGCCTCCGGTGACTGCGAAGCCGGATTCGCCTTCGACTCGATGGTCGACAAGACCCTCATCGAGAAGGGTGACCTCCAGCAAGGACAGCTGAAGACGGTCTGGAAGTCGGAGATGATCGCGGGATCGGTGTTCGCGGCGAACAATTCGCTGGGCCCGGAAGCCATCGACACGCTCACCAAGGTGTTCACCGAGCAGGTCAACAAGGAGTCGATGGAAGCGGCGGGATTCTGCTCCGGAGACGAGTGCCTGATCACCGACGAGCGCGCCTGGGGCGTCGTGCCTGCCTCCGACGAGGACTACGCCGGTGTGCGGCACGTCTGTGACGTCACCAAGTCGGAAAAGTGTGCGAGCTGA
- the phnC gene encoding phosphonate ABC transporter ATP-binding protein yields MAVHPQVAGDDLVVHVDGLTKRFGNTLAVDDVSLDVHRSELVVLLGLSGSGKSTFLRCLNGLHPATSGVVDVVGHRVDRAGRAEMRALRRDVGFVFQHFNLVGRISCLENVLLGGLGRLRCPRYGALTYPKHMRQGAFEHLDRVGLADLADRRADTLSGGQQQRVAIARTLMQKPTLLLADEPVASLDPENAGVVMDLLFQVCVEEKLTILCTLHQVDLALGWAHRIVGLRSGQKVLDRSTVGLDRDEVMDVYRRVDPVSASTNAARRR; encoded by the coding sequence ATGGCCGTCCATCCGCAGGTCGCAGGCGACGACCTCGTCGTCCACGTCGATGGTCTGACCAAGCGATTCGGGAACACCCTGGCGGTCGACGACGTGTCGCTCGACGTCCATCGCAGCGAACTGGTTGTGCTCCTCGGCCTTTCCGGGTCCGGGAAGTCCACCTTCCTCCGCTGCCTGAACGGACTGCATCCCGCGACGTCCGGCGTCGTCGACGTCGTGGGGCACCGGGTCGATCGCGCCGGGCGCGCCGAGATGCGAGCTCTACGACGCGACGTCGGGTTCGTCTTCCAGCACTTCAACCTCGTCGGCCGGATCAGCTGTCTCGAGAACGTCCTGCTCGGCGGGCTCGGCCGACTCCGGTGCCCGCGCTACGGTGCGCTCACGTACCCGAAGCACATGCGCCAGGGGGCCTTCGAGCACCTCGACCGTGTCGGTCTCGCCGACCTCGCCGACCGTCGCGCCGACACCCTCTCCGGCGGGCAGCAGCAGCGCGTCGCCATCGCACGCACGCTGATGCAGAAACCGACGCTCCTGCTCGCCGACGAACCGGTGGCCTCCCTCGACCCGGAGAACGCCGGCGTCGTCATGGATCTGCTGTTCCAGGTGTGCGTCGAGGAGAAGCTCACCATCCTCTGCACCCTGCACCAGGTGGACCTGGCCCTCGGATGGGCGCACCGCATCGTCGGATTGCGCAGTGGGCAGAAGGTTCTGGATCGCTCCACGGTCGGACTGGACCGCGACGAGGTGATGGACGTCTACCGACGGGTCGACCCGGTGTCGGCGTCGACGAACGCGGCGCGACGCCGATGA